A window from Mycoplasma phocoeninasale encodes these proteins:
- a CDS encoding ECF transporter S component, translating into MESRIPGGIKHYLKWVRSQSNISYRKWNSKRIAFVGVLIAVSVVFFIISVRILPISALPSFKFSFIGLPIKITGFIFGPIVGLITGVLADLISFALIPTYYNFLYTLAVATAGFIPGLIAYYFFNINEIFFSRNYRIYKFKEIVEYFKVQYSEALVRGNSEDLQYFSEKIAFYEVKIILLENKKKPTAMINFSFVSTLIMLGLQILIILVIFAKLDNSVFEHNRLVKSKQFYIFLTSSGFVLMGLFVILYRVFLKKKYQTFIEVMAIISFCAILEFINVILLALADAQTLKTDFWVNMTAQTLLSPIKIFFNLGIILATYKIVAPLVKSKEGDRF; encoded by the coding sequence ATGGAATCTAGAATACCCGGGGGAATAAAGCATTATTTAAAATGAGTAAGATCACAGTCAAACATTTCATATCGTAAATGAAATTCAAAAAGAATTGCCTTTGTTGGTGTTTTGATTGCGGTTTCAGTTGTATTCTTTATTATCTCAGTTAGAATCCTGCCAATTAGTGCGCTGCCGAGTTTTAAATTTAGTTTTATTGGTTTACCAATTAAAATTACTGGCTTTATTTTCGGTCCAATTGTTGGCCTAATTACTGGTGTCTTAGCCGATTTAATATCCTTTGCCCTCATCCCAACTTACTATAACTTTTTGTATACTTTAGCAGTTGCCACTGCGGGATTTATTCCAGGCTTAATTGCATACTACTTCTTCAATATTAATGAAATTTTCTTTTCACGTAATTATCGTATATACAAATTTAAAGAAATTGTTGAGTATTTCAAAGTTCAATACTCTGAAGCTCTTGTTCGGGGTAATTCGGAGGATTTACAGTATTTCTCAGAAAAAATTGCTTTTTATGAAGTTAAGATCATTTTGCTTGAAAATAAGAAAAAACCAACCGCAATGATTAACTTTAGTTTTGTTTCGACTTTAATTATGTTGGGTTTACAAATTTTAATCATTTTAGTCATTTTCGCAAAATTAGACAATTCTGTATTTGAACATAATCGTTTAGTTAAAAGTAAACAATTCTACATCTTTCTAACTTCTTCTGGTTTTGTATTAATGGGACTATTTGTAATTTTGTACCGTGTCTTTTTAAAAAAGAAATATCAAACATTTATTGAAGTTATGGCTATCATTTCCTTCTGTGCAATTTTAGAATTTATTAATGTTATTCTACTAGCACTAGCTGACGCTCAAACTCTTAAAACTGATTTTTGAGTTAATATGACGGCGCAAACTCTATTAAGTCCAATTAAAATTTTCTTCAACTTGGGAATTATCCTTGCTACATATAAAATCGTTGCTCCACTTGTTAAATCAAAAGAAGGTGACCGTTTCTAA
- a CDS encoding YhjD/YihY/BrkB family envelope integrity protein — protein sequence MFNKKPNKIKTGWQKKSNNDSSSNAKVSVNSSQIVVNRKKKTFLEKIIKWIIYGILFVAISRYIRSSRSKGKEIVNTTYEKINSNEFAFVPAGYAMYLFISFIPIISLLLGTIGSISERYELVLRSVILGDIIPGISNVIPVISSLWKSGAGAAFGFAIFALSVIWLASKGYSKFIFSIDALYRHNSMHRMIKTRIKGFFVSLTISILLTIFLLCLTAFVTFLIDSLYPDALNSILNSKDPMQTKLNLDWQFKLVYWITVIVFLPIVTYLSFLAYFKFAPNFKLKFSQAHPGALIASIPISVFILLFGSISSAIDYKKFGVVATFMYVILLISVTAYFIYTGVIVNSSFYHTFINQPTIEKSSLWRRKKFNI from the coding sequence GTGTTCAATAAAAAACCTAATAAAATTAAAACTGGTTGACAGAAGAAATCTAACAATGATTCTAGTTCAAATGCCAAAGTTTCAGTTAATTCATCACAAATTGTTGTTAACCGCAAAAAGAAAACTTTTCTCGAGAAAATTATTAAATGAATAATTTATGGAATTTTGTTTGTTGCAATTTCTCGCTATATTCGCTCATCGCGTAGTAAGGGGAAAGAAATTGTTAATACTACTTATGAGAAAATCAATTCAAATGAATTTGCTTTTGTTCCGGCTGGATATGCAATGTATTTATTCATTTCATTTATTCCAATTATTAGTCTTTTGTTAGGAACAATCGGCTCAATTAGTGAAAGGTATGAACTTGTTTTAAGATCAGTTATCTTGGGGGATATTATTCCCGGAATATCTAACGTTATTCCTGTTATTTCATCACTTTGAAAAAGTGGTGCAGGAGCAGCATTTGGATTTGCAATTTTTGCTCTATCAGTTATTTGACTAGCTTCAAAGGGATATTCAAAGTTTATTTTCTCAATTGACGCACTATATCGCCACAATTCAATGCACAGAATGATCAAAACTCGAATTAAAGGATTCTTTGTGAGTTTAACGATTTCAATTCTGCTAACAATCTTTTTACTTTGTTTAACAGCCTTCGTTACTTTTTTAATTGATTCACTTTATCCCGATGCTCTTAACAGCATTCTTAATTCAAAAGACCCAATGCAAACTAAACTAAATTTAGATTGACAGTTTAAGCTAGTTTACTGAATTACTGTCATCGTATTTTTACCAATAGTAACTTATCTATCATTTTTGGCATACTTCAAATTTGCGCCAAACTTCAAACTAAAATTTTCACAAGCTCATCCTGGTGCTTTAATCGCTTCAATTCCAATATCCGTGTTTATTTTACTATTTGGTTCAATTTCATCGGCCATTGACTATAAAAAATTTGGAGTTGTTGCCACATTTATGTATGTTATTTTATTAATTAGTGTTACTGCATATTTCATTTATACCGGCGTTATTGTCAATTCAAGTTTTTATCACACTTTTATTAATCAACCAACCATTGAGAAATCAAGTCTTTGAAGAAGAAAAAAATTTAACATTTAA
- the gatB gene encoding Asp-tRNA(Asn)/Glu-tRNA(Gln) amidotransferase subunit GatB: protein MHKDWEMVIGIEIHLELNTKTKMFSPVENSFGKEVNQMVSNIDLAYPGTLPLVNSGAIIKGIKLAKALNMEIDKLIRFDRKNYFYPDLTKGYQITQQFNPIGKNGSIKIKVDNQWKDIAIERIHLEEDTAKSIHDGEFTKINYNRAGIPLIEIVSTPSIHSAREAVAYVEAIRQTALSLNISDAKMNEGSLRTDVNLSIRPKDSNELRTRVEIKNLNSLSNVEKAIEYEANQQFESYQANKSIEQCTKRFDEASEITVMMRSKSDALDYKYFPDPNIPYIALDDELIDSVNIEETPFQKEMRYISLGLNQMQINQLLNNTEYANYLDKISSSDRRKTTNLFFSEIISYLNLAKKGISEFNLSANEASELFNLVIDGKINKADVKKIIEIKDREKNSIMKIIEDNNFMIKESNVSLDEVIDSILEENPDLESTFIKNADKAKKFLAGQIMKKTMGKAKMDEINQKITERFK, encoded by the coding sequence ATGCATAAAGATTGAGAAATGGTAATTGGCATTGAAATTCATTTAGAGCTTAATACAAAAACTAAAATGTTCTCACCAGTTGAAAACTCATTTGGAAAAGAAGTCAACCAAATGGTCTCGAATATTGATTTGGCATATCCCGGTACTCTTCCACTTGTTAATTCAGGGGCTATTATTAAAGGCATCAAATTAGCAAAAGCGCTAAACATGGAAATTGATAAGCTAATTAGATTTGATCGAAAAAATTACTTCTACCCTGACCTAACTAAGGGATATCAAATAACCCAACAATTTAACCCAATTGGTAAAAACGGATCAATCAAAATAAAAGTTGATAATCAATGAAAAGATATAGCAATTGAGAGAATTCATTTAGAAGAAGATACTGCTAAATCAATTCATGACGGTGAATTTACTAAAATTAATTATAACCGCGCAGGAATTCCACTAATTGAAATAGTGTCAACACCAAGCATTCATTCTGCCAGAGAAGCCGTAGCCTATGTAGAAGCAATAAGACAAACAGCCTTATCACTTAATATTAGTGATGCCAAAATGAATGAAGGTAGTTTGCGAACTGACGTAAACTTATCAATTCGTCCAAAAGATAGTAATGAACTAAGAACAAGAGTTGAAATTAAAAACCTAAATTCATTATCAAATGTTGAAAAAGCAATTGAATATGAGGCAAACCAACAGTTTGAAAGCTATCAAGCAAATAAGTCAATTGAACAATGTACCAAGCGCTTTGATGAAGCAAGTGAAATAACGGTGATGATGCGATCAAAAAGTGATGCTCTTGATTATAAATATTTTCCCGATCCTAATATTCCATATATTGCCCTCGATGATGAACTTATCGACAGTGTAAACATTGAAGAAACTCCATTCCAAAAAGAAATGCGCTACATAAGTTTAGGTCTAAATCAAATGCAAATTAATCAATTACTAAATAACACTGAATATGCAAATTATTTAGACAAAATTAGCAGTAGTGACCGCAGAAAAACAACTAACTTGTTCTTTTCTGAGATTATTAGCTATTTAAATTTAGCTAAAAAAGGCATTTCTGAATTTAACCTTTCAGCCAATGAAGCAAGTGAATTATTTAATTTAGTAATTGATGGCAAAATTAACAAAGCTGATGTAAAAAAAATTATTGAAATTAAAGATAGAGAAAAAAATTCAATCATGAAAATTATTGAGGATAATAACTTTATGATAAAGGAAAGCAATGTATCGCTTGATGAAGTAATTGATAGTATTCTAGAAGAAAATCCTGATCTTGAAAGTACTTTTATTAAAAATGCTGATAAAGCTAAAAAATTTTTAGCTGGCCAAATTATGAAAAAAACAATGGGGAAAGCAAAAATGGATGAAATTAACCAAAAAATTACAGAAAGGTTCAAATAG
- a CDS encoding amidase family protein: MKNKNIQEVIKKLQNDSNNAIAYVFEDATLKNSGILANNIFTVKDNYADENTFSMASSKILRNFKPAYKSTVIKLLEEAGASCVARTNLDEFGLGGSGEYSAFGIIKNPLNDNHLVGGSSSGAAATFYENIDFAIGSDTGDSVRKPASNIGCIGFKPSYGAVSRYGLFAFATSLDTVAYFTHSVEKTALLSSVLYKQDLVHDLSSIDLSFDFNQVKKIKPKKVAYLDCFDELTDHVKASYQDTLKKLANSGIELIKINVDEKLLKSIDVVYKIIAFSEASSNLANLTGVEFGARIEGKNWKDSFIKTRSEGLGKMVQSRLILGSYFLKSENQIKYFVKAKRMRRYLTEYFSKIHKQADCFIYPASNDSAPLIGKEYRSSYMDYILTYANLVGNPSLTLKMGEDSNKMPFNLTIDTEIYSDKKLFDIALYFEELLGENHA, encoded by the coding sequence ATGAAGAATAAAAATATTCAAGAAGTTATCAAAAAATTACAAAATGACAGCAATAATGCTATTGCTTACGTCTTTGAAGACGCCACATTGAAAAATAGTGGAATTTTAGCTAATAATATTTTCACTGTTAAAGATAATTATGCAGATGAAAATACATTTAGTATGGCTTCATCTAAAATCTTAAGAAACTTTAAACCGGCGTATAAATCAACTGTCATAAAATTACTAGAAGAAGCTGGAGCATCCTGTGTTGCAAGAACTAATTTAGATGAATTTGGATTAGGTGGATCAGGAGAATATTCCGCTTTCGGAATTATTAAAAATCCACTAAATGATAATCATTTAGTTGGTGGTTCGTCATCTGGAGCAGCAGCAACCTTTTATGAAAACATTGATTTTGCAATTGGTTCAGATACTGGTGATTCAGTTAGAAAACCAGCATCAAATATTGGTTGTATTGGATTTAAACCAAGTTATGGAGCAGTAAGTCGCTATGGTCTTTTTGCCTTTGCGACATCACTTGATACTGTTGCCTATTTTACTCACAGTGTTGAAAAAACAGCTCTTTTAAGCAGTGTGTTATACAAACAAGATTTAGTTCACGATCTTAGCTCAATTGATTTAAGTTTTGATTTCAATCAAGTCAAAAAAATCAAACCAAAGAAGGTTGCATATTTAGATTGTTTTGATGAATTAACAGATCATGTCAAGGCAAGCTATCAAGATACATTAAAAAAACTAGCCAATAGCGGAATTGAACTTATAAAAATTAATGTTGATGAAAAATTGTTGAAATCAATCGATGTAGTTTATAAAATCATTGCTTTTTCAGAAGCCTCATCAAATCTTGCTAATCTAACTGGTGTTGAATTTGGAGCTCGAATTGAGGGCAAAAATTGAAAAGACAGTTTTATCAAGACTCGATCTGAAGGTCTTGGAAAGATGGTTCAGTCACGCCTAATTTTGGGATCATATTTTCTAAAATCTGAAAATCAGATCAAATATTTTGTAAAGGCTAAACGAATGAGAAGATATTTAACTGAATATTTTAGTAAGATCCACAAACAAGCCGACTGTTTTATTTACCCTGCTTCAAATGACTCCGCTCCATTAATCGGAAAAGAATATCGTAGTTCATATATGGACTATATTCTAACCTACGCAAATCTAGTTGGTAACCCTTCACTAACTTTAAAAATGGGAGAAGATAGTAATAAAATGCCATTTAATTTAACTATTGATACAGAAATTTATAGCGATAAAAAACTTTTTGACATTGCTCTGTATTTTGAAGAGCTTTTAGGAGAAAATCATGCATAA
- a CDS encoding glutamyl-tRNA amidotransferase, whose translation MDDKHLKTLANDLLFEPSEEVLSLAKKLLMQIDSGLRELDAIDLSSWKALSHINEKPLSFKDLRKDEINKDFYLNKNDILRNAANRDEEFVIIKKVINEE comes from the coding sequence ATGGATGACAAACATTTAAAAACTTTAGCGAATGATTTACTATTTGAGCCTAGTGAAGAAGTGCTATCATTAGCCAAGAAATTACTTATGCAAATCGACAGCGGCCTAAGAGAATTAGATGCTATTGATTTAAGTAGTTGAAAAGCACTATCGCACATTAATGAAAAACCTTTATCTTTCAAAGATCTTCGTAAAGATGAAATTAATAAAGATTTTTACTTAAACAAAAATGATATTTTAAGAAATGCGGCCAATCGCGATGAAGAATTCGTAATTATTAAGAAGGTAATCAATGAAGAATAA
- a CDS encoding RluA family pseudouridine synthase: MMKFIAKNDDVNRILFKYVVKMCNNVPISKIEKIFREKDIKVNGIRTKDKQYKVQLGDVIEIYGITDAFKAQEENLAKINFKVIFEDKNLLIVDKATNIAMHSEENSLDKQIFKYLNYRKTSSFQPASIGRLDKKTSGIVIYAKNYKTLVEFEAKQHDFEKVYQFVSDFDEDILDITVRLKKDIKNEKMVVDPKFGVKARTIFYKENKRKYARIMTGKTHQIRATLAYLNCPILGDLKYGGKFAKRLFLHSYSIKLKNLSEEFDEYNGQIFISLPKW; encoded by the coding sequence ATGATGAAATTTATTGCCAAAAATGATGATGTCAACCGCATTCTTTTTAAATATGTTGTCAAAATGTGCAACAATGTTCCTATTTCAAAAATTGAAAAAATTTTTCGTGAAAAGGATATTAAAGTCAATGGTATTAGAACCAAAGATAAACAATACAAAGTCCAATTAGGCGATGTAATTGAGATTTATGGAATCACTGATGCTTTTAAAGCGCAGGAAGAGAATTTAGCCAAAATTAATTTTAAAGTAATTTTTGAGGATAAAAATCTTTTGATTGTTGACAAAGCAACCAACATTGCTATGCACTCTGAAGAAAACTCACTTGATAAACAAATTTTTAAATATCTAAACTACCGTAAAACATCTTCTTTTCAACCAGCTTCAATTGGAAGGCTAGACAAGAAAACCAGTGGAATTGTAATCTATGCAAAAAACTATAAAACCCTAGTAGAATTCGAAGCAAAACAACATGATTTTGAAAAGGTTTATCAATTTGTTTCTGATTTTGATGAAGATATTTTAGATATTACTGTTCGCCTTAAAAAAGATATTAAAAATGAAAAGATGGTTGTTGATCCCAAATTCGGAGTTAAGGCCAGAACAATATTCTATAAAGAAAATAAACGTAAATATGCAAGAATTATGACTGGAAAAACCCATCAAATTCGAGCAACACTAGCTTATTTAAACTGCCCAATTTTGGGTGATCTAAAATACGGTGGCAAATTCGCAAAACGCTTATTTCTACATTCATATTCAATAAAATTGAAAAATTTAAGTGAAGAATTTGATGAATACAATGGACAAATTTTTATTTCTTTACCAAAATGATAG